The Glycine soja cultivar W05 chromosome 4, ASM419377v2, whole genome shotgun sequence genomic sequence TTGTTATCCCTTTTTAagatttcacaaaaaaaaaatgtaaaaacaacTTAGttatttagtattatttttgcttttaaataCAAAAcgtgaaatgaaaataagataagattttaatcattatatattaaaatgtagaagaaaaaaatacgcTAATAGCTCGCTTTAGTAACACAGCAAAATAGAGCAACAATCTGGCCGCTACAAAGTTTGCATGGTAGTGCTTTCGAATAGCTGCCGTCGCAATAGCAGTCGCTGAAAGATAGCAATTCTAGCAATGCTAAAATGAGGCATTTGGAAAATCtcatttcactttatttttcctttcgaATTTGAGTCGTTTGAGAGGAGGGGTTGGGGAACCAAATTATATCAACCCCTTTTTCCTTTTCAGAACTTCAGAAAACCCTAGTTGGCCACACTTCTCTCTTGTGCAACGCTCACCTTCAACATCTGTAGCGTTTCTCATTGAAAATATCGGAAGACAAGATCAATAATAGGAATCGCAAATTTTTCATCCAACAAAAACGAAACCGTGGGAGCCATTTTATTCACTAAATGGGTTAAGTTTCTATTCTATTTGCTTCCTTTAAAGCAGCACTAGCAACCGTGGCATGTAACAGGAGTAAACCCAACATACGACCAAAAACAAAACTCAGTCCAATCCAAAATCCGGGACTTTTTTTCTCCTCTGAAGGCCACAACTAGGAAACCTTAGTGTCATTGATGGGAAAGCTTTAGGCAGTGCTCAATATGAACACTTGCTTTAGTGCAAGTGAAAATAGGCACAAGTGACATCTAACCATATTAATGACTAAAACCAACAACgatgaaattcaaagagaaaTGCCTTCACACATGGCACAGGCCACATCCACTTCAAATTGACAGGATAACTTGGAGTGGACacacaataaattaaatatatgtaataacTAACACCGTTCAGATCATATTATTCTCATTACTAATCTGCTATGATTAGCAGGTCATTACTATCAGGTTTCTAATCAAAGATCGGGCTAACCTTGGTTACTTCTGATACTTCATGTTCCAGAAACGCAACCCACCAAATAATCATATGCATAAACCCAACACTAACAACTCAAAAAACAAATCTACGAACCAAAAGCCATATACTATAATATGAGAATCATGCTTTGACAAATGGCTAAAATTCGTTGTAAAATGaaagatattaattagaaaatcaaatatacTTCCTTTCGTATTAAaactataaactaaaaaaaaaccatgTTAAGCTGAAAAATAAGTAATGAGGGCAAAAAATGCAGGTAAGATAGTTTTGGGACAAAGCAAGAATGAGTGCACCAATATTTGTCTAATTATAGTAATCTAGTAAAATTAACTATTAACAACATTTAATATCTAAAAGGTTCACTTTAAATTAGAAACATGCATGGAGAACATGCTTCTTATTATTAGATATATATTCTAAAGAGCTTTGAACACCTtcgaaaaataatttgtttcgaACAAGACAATATAATTTATCCTAAATAAATTAGACAATTTTCTCAAACATGCACAATCTGAATCTCTAGCGAGCACTCCCCACAGGAATACCACAAAGTTCGACTTGGTCCTAATGAAAGAAACTGTAATTCTCGACTGCAACACTGGTCACTTGCCTCTCAAAATCATAACCTCGCCAACGTGAGTGAATCCTACATGGAATTGCCGTTTCACGATTCAGCACGATTAACTGTTTATATTGAAGCTTTTATTCAGCACCCAACTACCATTAATAACGGCGTGAGCGTATCGTAATAATAGCATTAATCACCTGTAGAGTGCATAATTCAACGCTTGCCACGATGCACGCCACCTGACCTTGCACCAGGATAGCGAGCAAATTGAAACCTTAAATTGACAGAGTTGCGGTCAAGCTCATCAAATTTGTAACCTGCAAAATTAACGTTCATTGTTTTACGCTGAACAACTCTAGCAACGTTCTGAATGGCGGAATAGGGTGTCAACAGGAAGATGATATAAGACGTGTTATATCTTACCTCAGCTTAGGACATAACAAACCTGAAATGCATCTAAAAACGTCCAAACCAATATCCAAGATAGGTGAAAATGTGTTCCTCACTCTTACCAAAAGGGTCAAACTAGCTACTTAAAATATGGAAGAGAAGGAAGGGTGAGTAATCTTCAGTGAGTCTTCATCGTTGGACTGTCTCTGCCGTTGGGCATTCAATGAAACGTAGAATATTTCACGCATATATCCTACTCTAGTTTAAGTATCTATGCagcagaacaaaaaaaattgttacatgCAACTCACGATCCTAcaagtgggataaggcgttgttgttgttgtaaacTCACGATCCTACAGTGCTGGGTAGATGGAAGAACAAATGAATGTAGTAATTCTCCTAAACCAAGAGAGCATATTTCATCAAACAGGTCCTTAGCCATCAATATTCCACGCAACCAAGATGAATTCCTCAAAACTAGGAAGAAGACTGCCTCCATAACATGGAAATGTCAAAATGGATGGTATTCATAATCTAGGGCCCTCAATCTTTCAACCAGAAATGATAAAATATGGGTGTCAGCTTTATCATTGAGCATGACAAAGATGGTGAGGAGtggataaaattcattataatgACATTTACATAAAGCAATCTGTTACCTTTCCAAGCTTGAGTATCATTTTCATCAGAGCCAAACCAGCTCCATCCCCCCATAAAAAGTGTGGTAGATAAGAAATATATAGCATAGGGTTAAATAAATGCTGCTTTTTAGTTATCCCGAACACCACTAAGTAGTACTCTACTCTAGTATTCCACACTCTTATACAGATGCTTACTTAATGCCCTTGCAATAAATCCTTAATCCATTTACCACTGAGCATGTTTCAGGCAGCACTCACATCCTAAACCCAGCCCTACCTCATCAGATTACGTGTTTTATCTCTTACCCAAAACCAATCCTGAATATACTATCTGGGAGCAGCCGACACTCGAGGCATGGACATTGAGGaatgcaaaataataaaaaagtcaaATATACAGATTGTTCTTGCCAACTGAATGTTCGCGACATTGCAAAAATAGTTCTATAGCAATTTCCCTATATTCATCACACTTAAGGGAATAAAGACAAGGAACACAGGATTTTCCAAGACATACATGAGGATGTCATTTCAAGCATAAAAGAATAGGAGACCTTACCCTGCAATGCTTCCATGGCAGTTGCTGCATGAGCAGGACTCAAAAAATCGACAAAACAAAGTACTAGTGGATCACCCCCAGGCTGCACGAAATCCAAGTCAAAAGTccatcaatttaaatattttttttcctttttaattaaacTCAGGACATGTTTGGTTAATCGTCCAAAAAGTACTTTTGCGTGCAGAACATACTTTTGGAGAGTAAAGTCAGTTTCTTGACATGTTTGATTATCCTCAAAAGTATGTTTGCACGGTAAAATTTTGCTTGGAAACTCAGTTTTGTAAAAGCAAGACTTCTGTtgttttttcaaactttaatcCTAAGTCTAAACATACACTTACTTGTCTCGATTCCTTGCTAACAAGTCTGACTTCTTTGTAGCCAACAAAAGGTCGAAAAATATCTGTACCTCCAAGTTAAGGAGGACAAAGCTAcaatgaaaaggatttgactacCCTAAAGTGAGATGTGAAAAATGAGAGCCTATCTACTGTGGTTTTAAAGTGGGTTATGTTTACAAAATGCTTTATTTCAAATCAACGGTAGATTTCTCACTTTACacatctcaatttaaaatatttaaatcccGATGAAAATCATTAAACTAAGAGGAACCAGATGACAGATGAAAGGATACGAGCTACTTCCCGTCTTGTacagttgggaggcaagccctCCACAAACAGTGTACTGGTAGCATCAGGTGGAAGAGAATGGTCAGTCCTTCCACTACTTAATCCCAGCATTTTGTCTTTTGCATTTGTTCCTCTGTCTATTCCCCCAATATTTGCAACATGTGAATCATCAATAGCACGATTGGGAATTCTCCCACTAATGGTTCTAGTAGACTGTCCCGAACCATATGATGAAACTTGctgaaaaatatacaaattttcaTCCTTAAACATATGGGTCTATTTGACACACCAGATGCATCTTGTGATAAAACCAGACTAAATAAGATGTGCAACCCAGTGAAATAAATTATTCCATCACTTGCAGTGTAACTGGATAGGATATTAGAACATGGTAGACTTCACAATTTTGGGATCCTTAGATTAAAGTAGGACACAACACAACAATATATTATTCATCCTAAAAATgtatctaagaaaaaaaaacttttaattttcccCCTATTCCCTCCAAATCTCCCCATGAGAAATTTGGAGCtgaaacataatttatttgttttttatctaTCAGTTTAAGCATTAAAAATCAACGCAGCCAGATCTCAAACGTATCCTAAACACGCACAAGTAAATACATCCTAGTTACCTACAAATCCAACATGCCAATAAGAACCAAAAAATAGCTAATACCGCACTACGGAGGTAACGCTCATAAGATGCATCAAGGGATTCAGTATCTCTAATTACTCGGAGCCCTCCTCTATCATCGTCATGGGGAAAGTAACCGGGCAAGTCGTGAACGCCAGAAACatcttcaaaattaaacaatactTTAAATTAATGAGAATGTAAAGATGGTAATAACAAGGTAGCAAAGAATCATTTTAATGAGGATTATGAAACAAAGAAGAGGAAAATTAGTATATCAAAATATAAGCCTAACATTAAGACTATGAATTTGAAACAGAATGGCTttgttattgaaaattatatatccTTGAATAAGTTAGATTCACCAGCAAATTAGACAGACCTACCAAAAAGAGTAAGATCATGGACCCCAAATCCAGGCTTAGGGAAGCACATGGTGGCAAGTttggtaaataaaatgaaaacatccTTTCCAAAAACTCTTGAAAAAATAGCAAGGGGGCATCATCCCTTTTCATGCCCTGCACCCGGCAGTCTATTTCTAGTTTTAAGTCCACTGCAttcatatttgataaaatgaTTGTGATAACCAACAATTTCAGCACCTCAATCGGTTTGCAGTTTGTCTTGTGGTGGTTTCAATTATAATATGTTGAAACATTCATGGTGGCAATGTGTCTTGTGCACTTAAAACTTATAGACTACCGTGTATGGATAATGGCATATGGCACCGAAATATTCCTTATAAAGATGTCACACTATATATTTATTCGATTGCCTGATAATGTCATTCTATAGTTAGATTTCAATTGATAAAACAGATAGGGCTAGCTTTAAAGCCACATAAAATGCAAACAAGACTCCCAACGAATGCTGTTAAAATTAAGGAATgggtaaaaaaataagaagtgaaAAACAAGATTGTAATGCTTTGAACTTTGAAACCATGATTTTGATAAAAGTAAAGCCTGCACAAGAAAAGAACATCATAAAATTGAgcggagatataaggttggtcGGTTGGGAAGGGGGGCTTAAGGGAGGAGGGGGGAGAGGTTGCAGGTTCGAATCCTCCACTGACATTTCTATCAAAAACTAACAATCTaacatttgccgataaaaaaaacaaaatcataaaattgagCATCACACGGAACATCCAAAAATGGGCTACCCAGTCTAAAAGGCATACAGATAAGCTTGTACTAGCATAAACCTCGGCAGAATCCCATAGCAACAAACAATTAGGCACTTAGACAAACAGGAACACAGAATTATTCATTAATAATGGAAGTGTGTACGTTATAAAACAAACTTTGGTTCAGCGCACAATTAGAATTTTCGAAGACACGTGGCATACAATCTATCCAACAGAAAAAGGAACAAGCCTTGTGTTTGACGTGTCGTGCGAGAAAACTAATTCTCAGGCAGAATTCAAATTGGAAGGGAGAAAGATGAGTAAAAGCTTTGAATCGAGATTTGGAGAGTGAATATAATAAGCTAGCGAGGGAGGAGTTCCGGAATAGAAAAGTAAATTGTGAGGGGGAGATGAAAACCCTAACTAAAATGAAGGGAAGGCATATACCGTAGTCGGAACGAGAGCGCTTGCCGGCGATGGAAGAGGGGGCCTGCCGGGATTCGGCGGCGTATCTCCAATAAGCGTCAGACATGAGGATGCcgattgattgatgaatgagACTGTGGTTGCAGAAGAAAAGCACTTAATTCCCAGAAACGCCACACGACACGAAACAACTTCAAAGTCTCTCTCTGCTCAACCAatcttgattttcaattttgtcTCCCTCTACACCTTACGCAGTTATTCCCCTTCCTTTCTTTTCTGTCTTTTAAGgcgtaattatttattatgttccattattattatttcatatgttcaattttatttaatttgacctCTTAATTTTTAGAACGGTCTCaactaacatgtttttttttttttacacaattgataatcacttttgtttttttaactaaagATGATTCGGGTTTTAAATATCAGAATTcttgattataaaataaattatgttaaaagaacaatatttaatttatgtatgtatATCTACTGTCTTtaacgaaaattaaaataagatgatTTTGTACAAATATTAAgttctaaaatatcatttagacactttatttttaaaattcatacaatttgatttatttgatcCAATTGTAATCTCTAATACGGTGTGGGGTCAATTTAGACATCCTATTGTATGAATTGCTTTAgatgtaacatttttctttcatttacaGTACTTGTATtgaatgcagtaaaaaaaagtatacttGTATTGAATGAAATGTGAAAAGATATTAAGAGGCCTTTGGTACAAAGgaaaataaagtaaatgaaTATATGTGTTTAgttaaagagaaaaggaaattaaatataaagaaataaaaattaaatttaagaaaatagatagagagaagaataaaaatttgtaaaaaagtaGAGTGAAAAAAACACTAGTAAGCTTTACCTTATTCCGACTCTTATTTCATTAATCAAAGTATCAAACAATCAACtttattttcacttattttCACTCTTGCTCCTATTTGCATGCTACCCAACAGGTTATAAATTGAAGAGTAATTTCATCGAACGTACTTATGCTTTCttcaaattaaaagtatttaatattttcataagtgtagtacaaaataaaattacatgataaatattttgtattggaTATATTTTATCAGCCTATTTGGAGGAATGTGTAAGACTTTGGATGTATTTTTTGTGTACTGCATTCCTGTAGGGGTACAACTTGTGCTCTTTTAagaaactaataatttttttatttgcctataaaaaacacatgataaatattttgaagTGAAACATGCACTTAGTTTAATAGTATACTAATGGTGATACTAGCCAATACAGAGGAAATATCCGTCCTTGTACATTTTACTTATTcaaatattgatttatatacTTTTAACACACCAAACTattgattataattttcttgatggttttgttctcataagttttatatattaaaatactaatcactgtacaatttaaattttagtaaataACGATTGGTTTGTCATTATTAGTGTGCTCAACCAAGCTCTGCATCATGTGcaacttttcttttccttttaaatttccTATCCCACCATGCAAATGTGAAACATATCCCTAATTTGTTAAATGTGTTTCGTAAGTTTTACATATGCAGTGTAAGAGGCGAAAGGAGATTCATGAAGATGTTGACATGTAAATAAATTATCTCAAactagtaaataatttttgtttgcatcatttaataaatagttttaaattgtcctaaattactaaagaaaaagttaattttaattaaatttcctcataattatatttaaatcaacaatagaaaaaaatcTTGCTTTTCCACCTTACACGTTTACTTTAAAGAAATTATACCCTCTTTCCTGTTGTATTCTTGCTTTTTATTACAAACCCAGCCcgatctaaaaaaaatatgtatggtgcaatttttttattttttaaaatcatggcGAAAATTGGGCCTACATCTTTtcccttttaaaaataattattttatttgatacctttttttatatttttgttgaattaatttatttttaaattatgttaaaatattcacttattatttcaataaataaatgtaatataatagttataagtagtataatttatattaattttttggtaATTTAGTACTATTCTTAGGATTTTCatattaagttataatttttaattaaggtcCATTTCTAATTTGTGAAAACATTTAAAACTTATAGATGTGTGTTCTGTTCAActattataaaaagtaaaagttgactcttgtttaaattaaaacaaaatgctACAAACATCATTGTAGGAATTGAACAAGACAGAACTTTTAACTGTTCCTTTTCACTGTTGCAGGTTTCTATTGAGGCAACTGAGTTGTGAAATCAGATAGGAAATAGGTATACAAGCTTACGAGGCATGAAAAAACATTCAAGAAAGAGATGTTCATGATCTAAAAGACACACTGTCAAGAAAAAAGTATCAAATGTTTACTTAACAGGTTTATTGACCGTATATACTAGTCGTGTATTAGATGCCAAAATTATAAATGCTTTATATAATATGTTGCTTAACAAACAATAATAAACTTTTCTCCTCAAAAATTGTCCTtggtagaaattaaaaaaaaaaggtaaagtttttttttgaaTGATGTGGATATGGATGACATTTTCAAAGCTCCTATCTTTCCATGTCTTACATAGAGTGTAACacgttttttttaattgatttgatttgcgGTATTTATAAGACacgatattaataaaataatagcaTTGTCGGTTTTGTGATTTATAGTTTAAGGTTTAACTGTGAATTCAAGTGTAACTTAAATTGCAcggtaaaataaacaataaaaggtTTTATTGATGTGTACGAACaaacaatttaatatttcataaaaCTTAATATGTTAGTAATTATTAAGCATAATTAATATTGTGTGAAATTTTTAAACAAGCATAAAAAgacttaaatacatttttaattttataaaatgatcgatttttttttattttaatcatgcaAGTTTTTTTATCCTCTAAATTTGAAATCACTATTTTGGTCctctaaaatgaataattttgatttttctccttttatttttttcatatttttaaaatataaaatcatcattttttgtccttcataaaaataacattcggggacatatgaatttttttagagaTACATGTAgtctggataaaaaaaaaatcattgtttgaTTAGCATTTcatatattaagaaattaatactTGATTAGGAAATTGTATTTAATTAGAACTTATTTAACAAATTATATGTAGTTATTAACTAtcttaaattttacaataaagacaaatataagAGTTTAAAATAACTCTCTCTGAAAAACTAACTTAGCCAGAACCTTCATATATTTTTCACTTGATCAAATGCAATAATAAAAAGTGGTTGTCTTGTTTCATGTGTTAAAGAATCACTAGTGTTCTACACCCTACACCGAGATTCCACCGCTTGGTTTCGCCTACCTTTGTAAACTAGAGAGCaaaatgttacaaaaaaaatataaatatgataaaaattataatataataataacaaaagaaggataaaagaaaataaaagatatcagattatattattcatttgttttttataattttataattcttatctttttagtttttataatttatattcttatactttaaaaagtatttttttttttatttttataatttatagtttaatttttttttagtttgagactaaaaaaacaaaaattatgaaattataaaactaaaaaaattattttttaaatgataaaaactataaaaaaaattaaaatataaattatatgaattaaaaaaattatttttaaattataaaaattaaagaatcatgaaactgagTAATTTAAAGATATGAATGGAGTCTTTTACTCGATTATATAACATCGTCCCTAGAATAGAAATCGCCCACGTTGCTACATGCTGGTTCTGGTTCGAGCGTGGAACTGTCATCACCCCCAAAACAAAAGTAACCctacaaaagataaaataaaattgatcacTCCAaactaaaaagttataaaaaaaaaaaaagacaaatatatTATCATCTGATCTCTACTTTCAACCATTGAAGCCACACTCAGACTCTCATGGTGAGTGAAATAGTGAATCATCCAAGAAACCCATCCCAACTTGCGCCATCTCCTATTATATTCACCACTTAACGCTTTCTTATGCATGTTATTCATTAGCTTAACTAATAATATACAACAAATAACTACAAACAATCTAATCTGcctttttttcttaactttcttcagaaaaatgaaaattaggcTTTTTTACAGTTCAGATCCTCAACAAccagttattttttattggtaaaagTCGAAGACAACAGATTCCAAGAAATTTACAATAAACCAGCATTAATTTATGATGGATTCTGTTGCAGTAATTTATTTCAATTGTTTGTTTATTAATGTAAAGATATTTATGATGGATGATAGACTGTGCATATAGTTTTGGCGTTTTTTAACTCATATTCTGTCTTTATCTGATGACCATAtatagtgtatttttttttcatgcccCTAATGGGGAATCTTCATTCATATTTTTGTGATCAAGCCTACTCTTGCACGCTAACTAACGCCATATATTTCTTCTTATCTTATTGTTGCAGACTTTCGGGTCATCATTGAGCTTGCTGTAGGTAAAGAAATTTCATCACTTTTTTCCTCtgcccctttttttttcatttcattcatttatAATCGAATTTCTTGCTCTATTGGGTAACTGGTATTTGGTTTATTTGGAGCAGTGAGGTGTTTAATCTGAAATTTGTTTGACCAAATTCATGGCGGAACTGATAGGGCCTCGCTTGTACAGCTGCTCTAATTGTAGAAACCATGTCTCACTCCATGATGATATTATTTCCAAGGCTTTTCATGTAAACCATCTTTCTCTCTctgtatttttacttttctgGGTGATTTTGGAGACCAAACTTTTTCCCCCaatgttttattattcttaCATTTTATGTGCAAACTATGTGAATTTTTACCCCTGGCTTCTTATGTAATATATGATGGTTTGTTGCCTATTGAAAAATCTCCATCTGCAACTGCCGATTACCCTTTTACCTTCCACCTCCTAATCCTCCTGCAGTTATTCAAAGGTTAAAGTGGTTGCTGAATTTAACGATTTCTGGGCGCCATTACTATTACAATGGTTTATGATGTAGAAAGGTAAAATGGAGAAATTCTAGGGCGATTTCAGGAGAGGAAAGAAACTCAAGCTCTTGTTTTGCAATTGAGATGAAGTACAGGAAATATGTGGTTCAATCAAGAATGAGACTAAAACTCACTTCTAAATCCA encodes the following:
- the LOC114410269 gene encoding RNA-binding protein 1-like isoform X2, with product MSDAYWRYAAESRQAPSSIAGKRSRSDYDVSGVHDLPGYFPHDDDRGGLRVIRDTESLDASYERYLRSAQVSSYGSGQSTRTISGRIPNRAIDDSHVANIGGIDRGTNAKDKMLGLSSGRTDHSLPPDATSTLFVEGLPPNCTRREVAHIFRPFVGYKEVRLVSKESRQPGGDPLVLCFVDFLSPAHAATAMEALQGYKFDELDRNSVNLRFQFARYPGARSGGVHRGKR
- the LOC114410269 gene encoding nuclear speckle RNA-binding protein A-like isoform X1, which encodes MSDAYWRYAAESRQAPSSIAGKRSRSDYDVSGVHDLPGYFPHDDDRGGLRVIRDTESLDASYERYLRSAQVSSYGSGQSTRTISGRIPNRAIDDSHVANIGGIDRGTNAKDKMLGLSSGRTDHSLPPDATSTLFVEGLPPNCTRREVAHIFRPFVGYKEVRLVSKESRQPGGDPLVLCFVDFLSPAHAATAMEALQGNWHLAVSCKSFMLSHVYLLVTSCSSIVYPTRTCNWLVSWLWVMHSKNRHMHDICLEQQRMSDILYFLECEYYLQLSCAL